CCCGGAGGATCTGGAGGATTCCCTGCGGGTCCTGGCGGCGGACCGGGCGCCCCGCGGAAGTCGGAAAGGAGGAGAAGACCTTGATTTCTCGTGACCTTCTGGAGACCCTGTTCTCCGCCTTCAGCATCGAGCGGTGGAACGACCACCCCCGCCCGGTGCGGCTGGTGGAGATGGACAAGCAGGCCCACAAGGGGATCATCGCCTTCCTCGTGGCCCGAAGCGACGGGGGGCTTTCGGAGGAGGACCTGCCGGAGCTGGCGGAGGCGCTGGTGTTCGAGTTTCTCCAGAGGGTCGTGCTCACGGACCTGAAGCCCCCGGTGTTCTACCGTCTCATGGAGAGCGCCGCGCCGGAGCTGAACCGTTGGGTGCTGGACCAGTGGGAGCGTCCCCTGGAGGAGCTTTCCCCGGAGCTGTTCCGGCGGTTCGGAGCGTACCTGGAGGGATGGGGGAGCCGGACCCCCCTGCGGGCCGTGACGGGGGCGGCGAACTACCTGGCCACCTCCTGGGAACACCAGCTCATCCACCCCCTGGCGGCGGGGCTCTTCGGGGCGGCGGAGACCCGCAGGGAGCTGAGGGCCCGGCTGGAGGAGCACATGACGGTTCCCCTGGTGCGCCACACCCTGCTGCGCCTGGCGGAGGCCCCCTCCTCCCGGACCTGCGACTTCGTGGACCTGGTGGCGCAGCTGCGCTTCCAGAAACGGTGGACCCGCATCCCCCGCATCCCCGAGACCTCCGTGCTGGGGCACATGTTCTTCGTGGCCCTCCTGGGCTACCTGCTCTCCCTGGAGCTGGGCCTTTCCCCCCGGCGTCGGGCCTGGAACTTCTTCGCGGGGCTCTTCCACGACCTGCCGGAGGTGCTCACCCGGGACGTGATCTCCCCGGTCAAGAAGGTGGCGGGACTGGAGGGGCTGCTCAAGGGGCTGGAACGGGACCTGATGGGGGAGAAGGTCTACCCCCTGCTCCCCCATCAGGTGGCGGCGGACCTGCGGTTCTTCACGGAGGAGGAGTTCGTCGACCGGGCCCGGTCGCCCCAAGGGGAGGTCCGCCCCTGCCCCGAGGAGGAAGAGGGGGATCGGCGGGAGGGGGAGGGCTGGACGGTGGTGGACGGAAGGCTGCTGGACTGGGGGGACAAGTTCGCCGCCTACCTGGAGGCCGCCCTGTCGGTGCGCTACGGGGTGAAGCCGGAACTGCTGACGGAGGCCTGCGAGAGCCTGCGGGAGGGGTACGGAGGCCGTCCCGTGCGGGGGCGGAGCTTCGCCTATCTCTTCGACGCCTTTCGCTAAGGGAGGGGGCTAGGGGGGATCCGCAAAAAGGGCGAAGGAGCCGCCGGTGCGGGCGGCTCCTTCCGGGGGTTGGGACGCAGGGTCCCATAAGGGGAGAGAGAATTCCTCTCGGGGCTGAAGAGAAGCTGATCCCAGGGGGGCGACCGAGGGCGGGCGCCGTTTCTCCCCGAAGGGGGAGGGGATCAAACCCCGATGGACAGAGCATAGCGCAGGTTCGGGAAAAGCGCAACATGGTTGCGGTTATTTTTTCTCCCCTTCCCGTTCCCTCGTCAGGGTCACCCGATCGGCGCATTTCCCGAAGAAGTGGTACCCCGATCCCGCCTCCGCCAGGAGGTCCAGCAGGTCGTCCGCCCCGGTGACCCGGATGCCTCCCAGGAGGGACACCCCCCGGCGGAAGAAGGCCTCGGGGTACTGGCTGGCGGTGGGACCCACCAGCACCACCCGGGCCCCGGGGCGGACCAGGGAAAGCAGCCCCTCCAGGGTATCGTTCACCAGGGTGGTACCCGTGACCACCACCAGGTCCGCCCCGGGAATCCTCCGGGGAGCCTCTTCCGCGGGGGCGTAGAAGGGCATCTCGTCGGCCTTCAGGGTCCGGGGATCCATCTCCAGCACCGTGAAGGGCTTGCGCTCCCCCTTGAGGCGTTTCATGAAGGGCGCCAGGGCTCCCACGATCACCACGTTCTCCCCGTCCACCAGTTCCACGCTGTCCAGAGCGTCCGGTCCCGGGACCACCCGGTA
The sequence above is drawn from the Aminomonas paucivorans DSM 12260 genome and encodes:
- a CDS encoding HD domain-containing protein; translated protein: MISRDLLETLFSAFSIERWNDHPRPVRLVEMDKQAHKGIIAFLVARSDGGLSEEDLPELAEALVFEFLQRVVLTDLKPPVFYRLMESAAPELNRWVLDQWERPLEELSPELFRRFGAYLEGWGSRTPLRAVTGAANYLATSWEHQLIHPLAAGLFGAAETRRELRARLEEHMTVPLVRHTLLRLAEAPSSRTCDFVDLVAQLRFQKRWTRIPRIPETSVLGHMFFVALLGYLLSLELGLSPRRRAWNFFAGLFHDLPEVLTRDVISPVKKVAGLEGLLKGLERDLMGEKVYPLLPHQVAADLRFFTEEEFVDRARSPQGEVRPCPEEEEGDRREGEGWTVVDGRLLDWGDKFAAYLEAALSVRYGVKPELLTEACESLREGYGGRPVRGRSFAYLFDAFR
- a CDS encoding DUF364 domain-containing protein — translated: MTPDFTPGAILRETAGHLRERLGETLYEGLTLERAVFGLFFTGVKLSDGAGGISFTPVKAIPEAVCCPSSARAMPLSGRLRGTPVARIVEESHGGTPLKKALGIAVLNALSTSLEAREGFRGYRVVPGPDALDSVELVDGENVVIVGALAPFMKRLKGERKPFTVLEMDPRTLKADEMPFYAPAEEAPRRIPGADLVVVTGTTLVNDTLEGLLSLVRPGARVVLVGPTASQYPEAFFRRGVSLLGGIRVTGADDLLDLLAEAGSGYHFFGKCADRVTLTREREGEKK